In Suricata suricatta isolate VVHF042 chromosome X, meerkat_22Aug2017_6uvM2_HiC, whole genome shotgun sequence, the DNA window CTTAATGAGGAAAAAGGTACAGGTGTGGGTTGGTCCACCAAGCGCTGGCCCCTCCTGCATCACCAACACTCCCCCATCTccatcccttccctctcccctccatttCCCGTTTGTCCGCAGGTCTGTTATTCCTAGCACTACACAAGGCTAGAAACAGTTCAGATCAGTACAGGTAGGTTAGGGAAATATTATAAATACCCCTGATGTCGAGGTGGGATGTGCCCTtgtcacattctgtgtgtctcactCTTCCCATTCTCCCTACCTACTCTGTCTGTGCAAGGAGGGTCTTGTGTTTTGCCTGGCATGGAGAAAtggttgggggcggggcgggtTTGAAAAAGtctggagggagggacagggagaggtaAGGAGGTGGAAAGTGGAGGTATGAGCCACGGGCTAAGGGAAACTCTGATTGCTGATTGAGTCTTCCAAGTGGAAGATAGTTGATGATAGCTCTGAATCAAAGAAAGCAAATGCTGAGACTTCTGTCCAGAGCACTGGTCCATTCACCAAGTGTTTGACTTACGGTCACCTTGCTTCCTAGCAGTAATTGtattcaaagagaaataaatcggggaaaaaaggaaaagaaaagaaggaagaaaggaagaaagagagattcACAAGATGAAACCCTGtcaaaaaactgaaggaaaaccagaaaatgaGAGTGAACCAAAgcttgaagaagatacaaagccTGAGGAAAAGCCAGACTTGGAAGAAgagccagaggaggaggaaaaaccGGAAGGAacttttagagagagattgattCAGTCTCTCCAAGaatttaaagaagatatacacaaCAAGCATTTAAGCAAGGAAGATATGTTTAGAGAAGTGAATGAAATAGATGAGATAAGGAGAGTAAGAAACAAACTTATAGTGATGCGTTGGAAGGTTAACCGAAACCATCCTTATCCCTATTTAATGTAGTTTgccttgattttaattttttataatattaacattttaatatagcttttctttgatttgcattttcctgttatacctttttccatctttctacttttaatttgttGCTAGTACTGATTTTATATGCATCAAGTCTTGTTAATCTGCATCTCATTGTTTATCATATTTTGAACCAATAACCTTTTAATAAGAGAGCTTTACTCATTTGCACAAAAAGAGGTTTCcgacagaatataaaataaaaaagttactaATATGTGAATATCATATTTTTGAAAGGAATAATACATTTGTATATTACttatatgcaaagaaaaatgtgtgaa includes these proteins:
- the LOC115284100 gene encoding transcription elongation factor A protein-like 9; translation: MKPCQKTEGKPENESEPKLEEDTKPEEKPDLEEEPEEEEKPEGTFRERLIQSLQEFKEDIHNKHLSKEDMFREVNEIDEIRRVRNKLIVMRWKVNRNHPYPYLM